In Methanobacteriales archaeon HGW-Methanobacteriales-1, the genomic stretch TTATGTCTACCAACTTACTATCTCATAAACTACGTGGAGTTTTTCTCAGCTACCCGAAAATATGACGGGCGAAAATACGGCCACCAGATAGAAGAAGTTTGTGGTGATGAAGTTCTCCGTAGGATACATATGGGATCTTACATCAGCCAGCAGGAGTTTTCAGGAAAATATTATAAAAAAGCCCTTCAGGCACGTTCACTCATAAGAAAAGAAATTACTAAACTTCTTAATGGGGTGGATATAATAGCTGGACCTACGGTTCCTAAATTGCCACATAAGCTTGGTGAAACTTTAGAACCTATGGAAATGTATGCTTACGATGTTTTAACTGTAATTGCTAATTTAGCAGGTATTCCTGCCTCCAGCATGAAAGCAGGTGAAGTTAAGGGAATTCCAGTTGGCCTACAATTCCAGGCCAAGCCATTAGATGATGCTAAAATCATTCAATCAATAGCTGCATTGGAAAATCAGCTTGAATGAGTTGCAATTATCTATATTTTAAATTAATTTTTAATATTTTCATAAATTTTTTTTTAAGGGCTAATAAAATCAATTAAAACATTATGGGAGCAAATAATGAAAATAGGCCTGTTAAATGTCAAAGGAGCAGTTCCTGCTTTTGAAAACTTTGGAAATCTTCCCACCCATTTGGTTAACAGTAGTGGTTTAGCTGGTGGCGGAAAAGCTCATGAAGTTTTAGACGGTATTATAATTCCGGGGGGAAGTATTGTAGAGTCGGAAAGTATGACTCCTGAATTGGCCTCTGAAATAAATACCATGGCCCGCAATGGAAAGTTCGTGCTGGGGATATGTTCTGGATTTCAGACATTGGCTCTAAAAACAGATATTGGACGTAAATCGCCTTGTCCTATTGAAAAAGAAGGTCTGGGTCTGGTTGATGTTTCATTTTCTCCCATGATAAGTAACGATCGGGTGGAGGCTAAGATAACCTCTGAATCTTTTTTAACTAAAGGCCTAGTTGGAAAAACCATCAATGGATTTCACTGCCATACTTATGGCCATATAACTGAAAACGATTCAGATAATGCAAAACCTATATTTTATTCTAAAATTAAACGTGTTAATTATACTGATGACACTCGAGAGGTTTTAGCAGGGGTTACTAATGCTGAGGGAAATGTGGTAGGGACCATGATCCATGGATGCCTAGACAATAACTCTATTTTAGTTGAAAATATTTTAAAATTCATGGGTGCTGATGATAACGATCGCCTGCAAATATCTGAAGACAATAAAATCCTGGTTGAGAAGATTAAAGGTCAATTGGGCATTGAAACAAGCCTATATGTGGCTAAAAAAGAAAAAATTAACTCGGGACAAGATATAGGATCCATTTCCAATGGAATGCCGCCAGTAATTATGGTGGGAAGTACTGGATCTGATTCTGGAAAAACATTTCTGGTAACGGGTCTGGCCGGTGCTTTTCGTAGAAAAGGACTTAAAGTAGGGGTTTTAAAGGTAGGTCCAGATGTTAGAGACATTGTTCCATCACTTTATCTTACTAAAGAAAAAATGGAATATCATTCTTCTATTAAAATTGGTCATCTGGGTTGGATGGGTCTGGAAGATGTTTTGAAAAGTTTAGAATTATTTAATTATGATCTAGTAATTATTGAGGGTGTTATGAGTGTTTTTACTGGCCTTTTAAATGAAAAAATTCCCTATTCTTCTGCAGAAATTGCTCTGGCAGCGAATATTCCAGTTATACTAGTTTCAGGATGTAGTAAAGGGGGCATTGAAACTGCTGCCCTGAACTTGGTCTCACACAGAGATATGCTGGTGAAAATGGGCATTGAAGTCCCGGGAATTATTTTTAACCGGGTTTACGATTCCCAAATTTTCCAGAAAGCTTCTCAGATATTTAAAAATGATAATGGTCTGGAAATGATAGG encodes the following:
- a CDS encoding cobyrinic acid a,c-diamide synthase yields the protein MMKIGLLNVKGAVPAFENFGNLPTHLVNSSGLAGGGKAHEVLDGIIIPGGSIVESESMTPELASEINTMARNGKFVLGICSGFQTLALKTDIGRKSPCPIEKEGLGLVDVSFSPMISNDRVEAKITSESFLTKGLVGKTINGFHCHTYGHITENDSDNAKPIFYSKIKRVNYTDDTREVLAGVTNAEGNVVGTMIHGCLDNNSILVENILKFMGADDNDRLQISEDNKILVEKIKGQLGIETSLYVAKKEKINSGQDIGSISNGMPPVIMVGSTGSDSGKTFLVTGLAGAFRRKGLKVGVLKVGPDVRDIVPSLYLTKEKMEYHSSIKIGHLGWMGLEDVLKSLELFNYDLVIIEGVMSVFTGLLNEKIPYSSAEIALAANIPVILVSGCSKGGIETAALNLVSHRDMLVKMGIEVPGIIFNRVYDSQIFQKASQIFKNDNGLEMIGEVPKVKLSKRGGTPEVEIKLEEFCLMALKTVEENLDVDKIISLAKKPVFKGYKSIKEIERTFNL